In Serratia marcescens subsp. marcescens ATCC 13880, a single genomic region encodes these proteins:
- a CDS encoding glycosyltransferase family 2 protein, producing MEKISVIMPAYNAANSIKESILGVLNQQFTDYHLYVIDDASTDNTAEVVRPFIHDRLTYIRNEHNQGVAETRNIGIEAASGDYIAFCDSDDVWLPNKLSRQASILQTRRYDVVCSHYYTFEDDLKLIKNTRGADELIGYQDMLKSNWIGNLTGIYNQKRIGKVYQQKVGHEDYLMWLAVLQKARNGLAYCIPEPLACYRLSTHSLSGNKIRAADWQWRIYRQHLGLSYQKSCYLFATYLFNAVVKRK from the coding sequence ATGGAAAAGATATCCGTGATAATGCCCGCCTACAACGCGGCAAACTCTATCAAAGAATCGATCCTTGGCGTGCTGAACCAGCAATTTACCGACTATCACCTGTATGTGATCGATGATGCGTCCACCGACAACACCGCCGAGGTGGTGCGGCCGTTTATCCACGATCGCCTCACCTATATACGCAATGAGCATAACCAGGGCGTGGCGGAAACGCGCAACATCGGCATTGAGGCGGCGAGCGGGGACTATATCGCCTTCTGCGACAGTGATGACGTATGGCTCCCCAACAAGCTGTCGCGCCAGGCGAGCATTTTGCAAACCCGCCGCTATGACGTGGTGTGTTCCCATTATTACACCTTCGAAGACGACCTGAAATTGATCAAAAACACCCGTGGTGCGGATGAGCTTATCGGCTATCAGGACATGTTGAAAAGCAACTGGATCGGCAATCTCACCGGCATCTATAACCAGAAGCGCATCGGTAAGGTGTATCAGCAAAAAGTGGGGCATGAGGACTACTTGATGTGGCTGGCGGTGCTGCAGAAGGCGCGTAACGGCCTGGCCTACTGCATTCCCGAACCGCTGGCCTGTTACCGGTTGTCTACCCATTCGCTGTCGGGCAACAAAATCCGCGCTGCGGACTGGCAATGGCGGATTTACCGTCAGCATTTGGGGCTGTCTTACCAGAAATCCTGCTATTTGTTCGCCACCTATCTGTTCAATGCCGTGGTGAAAAGGAAATGA
- a CDS encoding glycosyltransferase family 4 protein produces MQARKVIIVIENMAGKGGTERVASGLANALARLPNYEVAVFSLCGERSFFPLASDVRLRCGGGDSLFWPWRLALALRRERADAIITVSMGKLSVVMTPFLRLFCARSRLLLSEHVSFHQYPRVFKWLKLLVYRLGDRVIFLTRQDRDAIARWVGAGKCRVIENVSPFGAQAPTPALQEKVALAVGRLSNQKGFDRLIALWRGVAAQMPDWRLLIIGDGPERDALRRQIEGAGLERQVSLLPATADVAAYYRQASLYLMTSRYEGLPMVLIEAMSFGLPLVAYDCKTGPAELIDNGVNGYLVPDDDAAAFSEGVLELMRDPDLRDRFSVAALDKSRRFSPERIYPQWQQLIE; encoded by the coding sequence ATGCAAGCACGCAAGGTAATCATCGTCATCGAAAATATGGCGGGCAAGGGCGGCACTGAACGGGTCGCCAGCGGTTTGGCCAATGCGCTGGCGCGTCTGCCGAATTACGAGGTGGCGGTGTTTTCGCTGTGTGGCGAGCGGAGCTTCTTTCCGCTGGCGAGCGACGTCCGGCTACGCTGTGGCGGCGGCGATTCGCTGTTCTGGCCATGGCGGCTGGCGTTGGCACTGCGGCGTGAACGCGCGGACGCGATCATTACCGTTTCCATGGGAAAACTGTCGGTGGTGATGACGCCTTTTCTACGTTTGTTCTGTGCCCGCAGCCGGCTGTTATTGAGCGAGCACGTCAGCTTTCACCAGTATCCGCGCGTATTTAAATGGCTGAAGTTGTTGGTTTACCGGTTGGGCGATCGCGTGATTTTCCTGACGCGGCAAGATCGCGACGCCATCGCTCGCTGGGTGGGCGCCGGGAAATGCCGGGTGATCGAGAACGTTTCGCCGTTCGGCGCACAGGCGCCGACGCCGGCGCTGCAGGAAAAGGTGGCGCTGGCGGTGGGGCGGTTGAGTAATCAGAAAGGCTTCGATCGTCTGATCGCGCTGTGGCGCGGGGTGGCGGCGCAAATGCCGGATTGGCGGCTGTTGATTATTGGCGACGGCCCTGAGCGTGACGCACTGCGGCGGCAGATTGAAGGCGCCGGGCTGGAGCGGCAGGTGAGCCTGCTGCCGGCCACCGCCGACGTGGCGGCCTATTATCGCCAGGCCAGTCTGTATTTGATGACGTCGCGCTATGAGGGGTTGCCGATGGTGCTGATCGAAGCCATGAGTTTCGGCCTGCCGTTGGTGGCCTACGATTGCAAGACCGGCCCGGCCGAGCTGATAGACAACGGCGTCAACGGCTATCTGGTGCCCGATGACGATGCCGCCGCCTTCAGCGAAGGCGTGCTCGAACTGATGCGCGACCCGGACCTGCGCGATCGCTTTTCTGTCGCTGCGCTAGATAAGTCTCGCCGTTTTTCTCCCGAACGTATTTATCCCCAGTGGCAACAGCTCATTGAGTGA
- a CDS encoding nitrate reductase subunit alpha yields the protein MSKFLDRFRYFKQLAEPFSGEHGQTLNTNRDWEDGYRSRWQHDKVVRSTHGVNCTGSCSWKIYVKNGLVTWETQQTDYPRTRPDLPNHEPRGCPRGASYSWYLYSANRLKYPLMRKRLLKLWREAKAQHSDPVAAWGSIVGDAEKAKSYKVARGRGGFVRSSWQEVNELIAAANVYTAKTFGPDRIIGFSPIPAMSMVSYAAGARYLSLIGGACLSFYDWYCDLPPASPMTWGEQTDVPESADWYNSSYIIAWGSNVPQTRTPDAHFFTEVRYKGTKTVAVTPDYAEVAKLCDHWLNPKQGTDSAMALAMGHVMLKEFHLDREVGYFRDYVRRYTDMPMLVLLEPREGGHYAAGRLLRAADLVDGLGQENNPEWKTVAIDSRSGDLVAPQGSIGFRWGEKGKWNLEQREGKSQQEVELQLSLLGMHDDVAEVGFPYFGGADSEHFNSVALDEILLHKLPVKRLRLADGSEALVTSVYDLTLANYGLERGLGDANCAADYDEVKAYSPAWAEQITGVSRHNIIRIAREFAENAEKTHGRSMIIVGAGVNHWYHMDMTYRGLINMLIFCGCVGQSGGGWAHYVGQEKLRPQTGWLPLAFGLDWQRPPRHMNSTSFFYNHSSQWRYETVGTDELLSPLADKSRFGGSLIDFNVRAERMGWLPSAPQLGANPLRLAEQARAAGQSPVEFTVDSLKNGSLGFAAEQPDNPQNFPRNLFVWRSNLLGSSGKGHEYMLKYLLGTENGIQGKDLGQQGGVMPQEVEWREQGGEGKLDLVVTLDFRMSSTCLYSDVVLPTATWYEKDDMNTSDMHPFIHPLSAAVDPAWDSKSDWEIYKGIAKAFSEVCVGHLGQETDVVTLPIQHDSAAELAQPYGVQDWKRGECDLIPGKTAPHIIAVERDYPATYERFTSLGPLLDKLGNGGKGISWNTQTEVDFLKQLNYVKADGPAVGRPKIESAIDAAEVILSLAPETNGQVAVKAWEALSNVTGRDHRHLALNKEDEKIRFRDIQAQPRKIISSPTWSGLEDEHVSYNACYTNVHELIPWRTLSGRQQLYQDHEWMRAFGESLLVYRPPIDTRAAQPLLNSKPNGNKEKALNFLTPHQKWGIHSTYSDNLLMLTLSRGGPIVWLSEDDANDLGIADNDWIEAFNANGALTARAVVSQRIPAGMTMMYHAQERIVNLPGSEITRQRGGIHNSVTRACPKPTHMIGGYAQLAYGFNYYGTVGSNRDEFVVVRKMNRIDWLDDEGNDYAQGSQQENSK from the coding sequence ATGAGCAAATTTTTAGACCGTTTCCGCTATTTCAAGCAGTTGGCGGAGCCTTTTTCTGGCGAGCACGGCCAGACCTTGAACACTAACCGCGACTGGGAAGACGGCTACCGCAGCCGTTGGCAGCACGACAAAGTGGTGCGTTCCACCCACGGCGTGAACTGCACCGGTTCCTGCAGTTGGAAAATCTACGTGAAGAATGGTCTGGTGACCTGGGAAACCCAGCAAACCGACTATCCGCGCACCCGTCCCGATCTGCCCAACCATGAACCGCGCGGCTGCCCGCGCGGCGCCAGTTACTCCTGGTACCTGTACAGCGCCAACCGGCTGAAATACCCGCTGATGCGCAAGCGTCTGCTCAAACTGTGGCGCGAAGCGAAAGCGCAGCACAGCGATCCGGTCGCGGCCTGGGGCTCTATCGTCGGCGATGCGGAAAAAGCCAAAAGCTACAAGGTGGCGCGCGGCCGCGGCGGTTTCGTCCGTTCCAGCTGGCAAGAGGTCAATGAACTGATCGCCGCCGCCAACGTCTATACCGCCAAAACCTTCGGCCCAGACCGCATTATCGGCTTCTCGCCGATCCCGGCGATGTCGATGGTGTCCTACGCCGCCGGCGCCCGCTACCTGTCGCTGATCGGCGGCGCCTGCCTGAGCTTCTACGACTGGTATTGCGATCTGCCGCCGGCCTCGCCGATGACCTGGGGCGAGCAGACCGACGTGCCGGAATCCGCCGACTGGTACAACTCCTCCTACATTATCGCCTGGGGCTCCAACGTGCCGCAGACGCGCACCCCGGACGCCCACTTCTTTACCGAAGTGCGCTACAAGGGCACCAAAACCGTGGCGGTGACGCCGGACTATGCCGAAGTCGCCAAGCTGTGCGACCACTGGCTGAATCCGAAGCAGGGCACCGACAGCGCGATGGCGCTGGCGATGGGCCACGTAATGCTGAAAGAGTTCCATCTCGATCGCGAAGTCGGCTACTTCCGCGACTACGTGCGCCGCTATACCGACATGCCGATGCTGGTGCTGCTGGAGCCGCGTGAAGGCGGCCACTACGCCGCCGGCCGCCTGCTGCGCGCCGCCGATCTGGTGGACGGATTGGGCCAGGAAAACAACCCCGAGTGGAAAACTGTCGCTATCGACAGCCGCAGCGGCGATCTGGTGGCGCCGCAGGGTTCCATCGGCTTCCGCTGGGGCGAGAAGGGCAAGTGGAACCTGGAACAGCGCGAAGGCAAATCGCAACAGGAAGTCGAGCTGCAGCTCAGCCTGTTGGGCATGCATGACGACGTCGCCGAGGTGGGTTTCCCGTACTTCGGCGGCGCCGACAGCGAGCATTTCAACAGCGTGGCGCTGGACGAGATCCTGCTGCACAAGCTGCCGGTGAAACGCCTGCGGCTGGCGGACGGCAGCGAAGCGCTGGTGACCAGCGTGTACGATCTGACGCTGGCCAATTACGGCCTGGAGCGCGGGTTGGGCGACGCCAACTGCGCCGCCGACTATGACGAGGTCAAGGCTTACAGCCCGGCCTGGGCCGAGCAGATCACCGGCGTGTCGCGCCACAACATCATCCGCATTGCCCGCGAGTTCGCGGAAAACGCCGAGAAGACCCACGGCCGTTCGATGATCATCGTCGGCGCCGGCGTCAACCACTGGTATCACATGGACATGACCTACCGCGGCCTGATCAACATGCTGATCTTCTGCGGTTGCGTCGGCCAGAGCGGCGGCGGCTGGGCGCACTACGTCGGCCAGGAAAAACTGCGGCCGCAAACCGGCTGGCTGCCGCTGGCGTTCGGCCTCGACTGGCAGCGCCCGCCGCGCCACATGAACAGCACCTCGTTCTTCTATAACCATTCCAGTCAATGGCGCTATGAAACCGTCGGCACCGACGAGCTGCTGTCGCCGCTGGCGGACAAATCGCGCTTCGGCGGCAGCCTAATCGACTTTAACGTGCGCGCCGAACGCATGGGCTGGCTGCCGTCGGCACCGCAGCTGGGCGCTAACCCGCTGCGCCTGGCGGAGCAGGCACGCGCGGCCGGCCAATCGCCGGTCGAATTTACCGTCGACAGCCTGAAGAACGGCTCGCTGGGCTTCGCCGCCGAGCAGCCGGACAATCCGCAGAACTTCCCGCGTAACCTGTTCGTCTGGCGATCCAACCTGCTGGGCTCCTCCGGCAAGGGCCATGAGTACATGCTCAAATACCTGTTGGGCACCGAAAATGGCATCCAGGGGAAAGATCTCGGCCAGCAGGGCGGCGTGATGCCGCAGGAAGTGGAATGGCGCGAGCAGGGCGGCGAAGGCAAGCTGGATCTGGTGGTGACGCTCGATTTCCGCATGTCGAGCACCTGCCTGTACTCCGACGTGGTGCTGCCGACCGCCACCTGGTACGAAAAAGACGACATGAACACCTCCGACATGCACCCGTTCATTCATCCGCTGTCGGCGGCGGTCGATCCGGCCTGGGATTCGAAGAGCGACTGGGAAATCTACAAGGGCATCGCCAAGGCCTTCTCCGAGGTGTGCGTCGGCCATCTGGGCCAGGAAACCGACGTGGTGACCCTGCCTATCCAGCACGACTCCGCCGCCGAGCTGGCGCAGCCTTACGGCGTACAGGACTGGAAGAGGGGCGAATGCGATCTGATCCCCGGTAAAACCGCGCCGCACATCATCGCGGTGGAGCGTGATTACCCGGCCACCTACGAGCGCTTTACCTCACTGGGGCCGCTGCTGGACAAACTGGGCAACGGCGGCAAGGGCATCAGTTGGAACACCCAAACCGAGGTCGACTTCCTCAAGCAGCTTAACTACGTCAAGGCCGACGGCCCGGCGGTGGGGCGGCCGAAGATCGAGAGCGCGATAGACGCGGCGGAAGTGATCCTGTCGCTGGCGCCGGAAACCAACGGCCAGGTGGCGGTGAAAGCCTGGGAAGCCCTGAGCAACGTCACCGGCCGCGATCATCGGCACCTGGCGCTGAACAAGGAAGACGAGAAAATTCGCTTCCGCGACATTCAGGCGCAGCCGCGCAAAATCATCTCCAGCCCGACCTGGTCCGGTCTGGAGGACGAACACGTTTCCTATAACGCCTGCTACACCAACGTGCACGAGCTGATCCCGTGGCGCACCCTCAGCGGCCGTCAGCAGCTGTATCAGGACCATGAGTGGATGCGCGCCTTCGGTGAAAGCCTGCTGGTATACCGGCCGCCGATCGACACCCGCGCCGCGCAGCCGCTGCTGAACAGCAAGCCGAACGGCAACAAGGAGAAGGCGCTGAACTTCCTGACGCCGCACCAGAAGTGGGGCATTCACTCCACCTACAGCGACAACCTGCTGATGCTGACGCTGTCGCGCGGCGGGCCGATCGTCTGGCTGAGCGAAGACGACGCCAACGATCTGGGCATTGCGGACAACGACTGGATCGAGGCCTTCAACGCCAACGGCGCGCTGACGGCGCGCGCGGTGGTGAGCCAGCGTATCCCGGCCGGCATGACCATGATGTACCACGCACAGGAGCGCATCGTGAATCTGCCGGGCTCGGAGATCACTCGCCAACGCGGCGGCATCCACAACTCGGTGACCCGCGCCTGTCCGAAGCCGACCCACATGATCGGCGGCTATGCGCAGTTGGCCTACGGCTTCAACTACTACGGCACCGTCGGTTCCAACCGCGACGAGTTCGTGGTGGTGCGCAAGATGAACCGCATTGATTGGTTGGACGACGAAGGCAACGACTACGCGCAGGGCAGTCAGCAGGAGAACAGCAAATGA
- a CDS encoding glycosyltransferase family 2 protein, giving the protein MDFSIVIPIYNSARYLPKTLKRIFSACQGFDYQVILVDDCSDEDDIKYIRQIAATNSNVMLHEKKQKSNAAVSRNLGANLAQSEIVFFLDSDDYFTTNYIIRRMKKHEDRHIDIIFGNYAEVSGDSVRDFNFHYKSGSSGEDFLFLEMGDIRSSTISMRKKSDRRFLFPEFLNKHQDWGFLVNATNLGAQVAYDAGGGVFLDVGRYGRMTAKLNLEASDRFINTFLSPSDRHISGFACKHLLASLYSENAQAFNYYSSRIVRHSLSGKFKMIKWYGDCLTRLGLFSVGGRLLRNVRQGFRR; this is encoded by the coding sequence ATGGATTTCTCGATCGTGATCCCTATTTATAATAGTGCGCGTTACCTGCCTAAAACTCTGAAGCGGATTTTCAGCGCTTGCCAAGGGTTCGACTATCAGGTGATTTTGGTTGATGATTGCTCTGACGAGGATGATATCAAATATATTCGCCAGATAGCGGCGACTAATAGCAACGTGATGCTACATGAGAAAAAACAGAAGAGCAATGCGGCGGTATCGCGCAACCTGGGCGCCAATTTAGCGCAATCGGAGATCGTGTTTTTTCTCGATTCGGATGATTACTTCACTACCAACTATATTATTCGCCGCATGAAGAAGCATGAAGATCGCCATATTGATATTATCTTCGGTAATTATGCAGAGGTGAGCGGCGATTCGGTACGCGACTTCAACTTTCACTACAAATCCGGTTCTTCCGGCGAGGATTTTCTTTTTCTGGAAATGGGCGATATTCGATCATCCACCATCAGCATGCGTAAAAAAAGCGATCGCCGCTTTTTATTTCCCGAGTTTCTCAACAAGCATCAGGATTGGGGCTTTCTGGTCAACGCCACCAATTTGGGCGCGCAAGTGGCGTATGACGCCGGCGGCGGGGTGTTTCTCGACGTGGGGCGTTACGGACGCATGACGGCGAAGCTTAATCTGGAGGCCAGCGACCGCTTTATCAATACCTTCCTCAGTCCCAGCGATCGCCATATCAGCGGATTCGCCTGCAAGCACCTGCTGGCCTCGCTGTATTCGGAAAACGCCCAGGCGTTCAATTATTACTCGTCGCGCATCGTGCGGCACAGCCTGAGCGGCAAGTTCAAGATGATCAAATGGTATGGCGATTGTCTGACGCGGCTGGGGTTGTTCTCGGTTGGCGGCCGGCTGTTGCGCAATGTGCGCCAGGGATTCAGGAGATGA
- a CDS encoding carbohydrate-binding protein: protein MYQRAALGCCALWGAAALAQNCQPNLLTNPGFEQGLSGWRAQGAQADGDTHSGRGSLRYDNADIARYRTFNQALQVEPGQTIDFGVWLKTRGVRGQSRDGGAGVYLQSFDAQGRFLEGSYPAGVTGDSGWRQVNASYTVPPQAARITFGVYLRKGSTGTAWFDDAYACARASMPALYQLGASAQGKVDTLVVTAQPQHLQVDSELLNAEGQVVHRSRDRYQVEGQRRIEYQPPAGLAQGEYRLRQQVTGQQSQPAQGSELSFRVGQPAAKVAIDSEGFTLRDGQRLFPLGIYANVATDEHLARIASAGFNTVLNYDYGEKKDPYAFFRNAGKRGLLVIYSVKDQYRGSRFAPAARGGDYAAMTAWYVQRLRSQPNLLAWYINDELGPEYLDKIEEKNLQIKRLDGDHPTFQVLNKTGELDAYFNSSDILATDPYPVGNDRDLTRTTRYTELTVQAARQARGAWVVMQIMDHAAYDARRKPHPPSEAEIRNQAWQALIGGAKGLLFYSYTDLFYKRKTGRFDQREFDATWRGVAAVSQQIAAFTPYLLTGKSTPLAGSDPQMPARMFILGDRALLLVANPYYREGSTRLRLPAGWRQQGEGTEVKLTLPAVGTATLWLQR, encoded by the coding sequence ATGTATCAGCGGGCGGCTCTGGGCTGTTGCGCCTTGTGGGGCGCAGCGGCTCTGGCGCAGAACTGCCAACCCAATCTGTTGACCAACCCCGGCTTTGAGCAGGGGCTCAGCGGCTGGCGAGCGCAGGGCGCGCAGGCCGACGGCGATACGCACAGTGGCAGGGGGAGTCTGCGTTATGACAATGCAGATATAGCGCGATACCGTACCTTCAACCAGGCGCTGCAGGTTGAGCCCGGACAGACGATAGATTTCGGCGTCTGGCTCAAGACCCGCGGCGTGCGCGGGCAAAGCCGCGACGGCGGGGCTGGGGTTTATCTGCAGAGCTTTGATGCGCAGGGGCGCTTTCTGGAAGGCAGTTATCCGGCTGGGGTGACCGGCGACAGCGGCTGGCGGCAGGTGAACGCCAGCTATACCGTGCCGCCGCAGGCGGCGCGAATCACTTTTGGCGTTTATCTGCGTAAGGGGAGCACCGGTACCGCCTGGTTTGACGACGCCTATGCGTGTGCTCGCGCGTCTATGCCGGCGTTGTATCAGCTCGGCGCGTCGGCGCAGGGAAAGGTCGACACGTTGGTCGTCACTGCGCAGCCGCAGCATTTGCAGGTCGACAGCGAATTGCTCAATGCCGAGGGGCAGGTTGTTCACCGTAGCCGCGACCGTTATCAGGTTGAAGGGCAGCGCCGTATCGAATACCAACCGCCGGCCGGCCTGGCCCAGGGGGAATACCGCCTGCGTCAGCAGGTCACCGGTCAGCAATCCCAGCCGGCACAGGGCAGCGAGCTGTCTTTTCGCGTCGGGCAGCCTGCGGCCAAAGTCGCGATCGACAGCGAAGGCTTTACCCTGCGCGATGGTCAACGGCTTTTCCCGTTGGGCATTTACGCCAACGTGGCTACCGATGAGCATTTGGCGCGCATCGCCTCGGCGGGATTCAACACGGTGCTGAATTATGATTATGGGGAAAAGAAAGATCCTTACGCCTTTTTCCGCAACGCAGGCAAGCGCGGGCTGCTGGTCATTTACTCCGTCAAAGATCAGTACCGCGGCAGCCGCTTCGCGCCGGCCGCGCGCGGTGGCGACTACGCGGCGATGACGGCCTGGTACGTGCAGCGCTTGCGCTCTCAGCCCAACCTGCTCGCCTGGTACATCAACGATGAACTGGGGCCGGAATATCTCGATAAGATCGAGGAAAAAAACCTGCAAATAAAGCGGCTTGACGGCGATCATCCCACCTTCCAGGTGTTGAACAAAACCGGGGAGTTGGACGCCTACTTTAACAGCAGCGACATTTTGGCGACCGACCCTTACCCAGTGGGGAACGATCGCGATCTGACGCGCACGACGCGTTATACCGAACTGACGGTGCAGGCCGCCCGCCAGGCACGCGGGGCATGGGTGGTGATGCAAATCATGGATCACGCCGCTTATGACGCCCGCCGCAAGCCACATCCGCCGTCAGAGGCGGAAATTCGCAATCAGGCCTGGCAGGCGCTGATCGGCGGCGCCAAGGGGCTGTTATTTTATTCTTATACCGATCTGTTTTATAAGCGTAAAACCGGCCGCTTCGACCAACGGGAGTTTGACGCCACCTGGCGTGGCGTGGCTGCCGTGTCGCAGCAAATCGCCGCCTTCACCCCTTATCTGCTGACGGGAAAATCGACGCCGCTGGCGGGAAGCGACCCGCAAATGCCGGCGCGGATGTTTATTCTGGGCGATCGCGCCTTGCTGCTGGTAGCCAATCCTTACTATCGAGAGGGGAGCACCCGCTTGCGCCTTCCGGCGGGTTGGCGGCAGCAGGGAGAGGGCACGGAGGTCAAGCTGACGTTGCCCGCCGTGGGTACCGCGACGCTGTGGCTTCAACGCTGA